One genomic region from Pseudomonas sp. R5-89-07 encodes:
- a CDS encoding PAS domain S-box protein: MPNPVDSVPPLPRIYALDPQEAEQRWDSAPQLLSALNAARLGAWCWEIDTGKISWSRGTQALFGYDPRQPLSNDLNYLDLLAPEDRARVVRAFHAVLAGEPVEQAMHHRIQWPDGSLHWLEINGSLVPDKNGRRRMIGVIREITHQREREHALSHSEKRFATLFHLCPNMVLLTRQTDGLISEANHHFEMLFGWPVAAAIGRTTLELGLWRHPEQRAQLVKATQRKGESITMEVQFCASNGQIHDGTLSAQKVELEGEAYLISTFLDTTERKNAEQALKDSQERLDLALDSAQLGTWDWHIPSGMLYGSARAAQLHGLPCEPFHESFDAFFEGMSDEDREGMRHAYRTLREGPDGNYQLTYRVLLEDGSPRYLESRARLYRDESGKPLRMAGTLLDITDQVERELRLSASEEKFASLFQASPDPICVTCLDSGAFTEINPAFTQTFGWTAAEVLDKSAEQIGLWDESSKRLQRIEQVIREQSLSNVAIVVHAKNGQSLTCVISSRLIKVSEQPCIVTTLRDITQQQRSEAALKASEEKFAKAFHSSPDAISITERDTGRYVEVNDGFCRLTGYRAEEAIGLTLYQIGIWADENQRTALLAELEIKGRIHHLEMLWHNKRGEVLAVEVSVEPITLNETPCLLLTARDVSLLKNAQAQIRHLAYHDPLTNLPNRALLMDRLSQQIALLKRHNLRGALLFLDLDHFKHINDSLGHPVGDTVLKIVTARLEASVRMEDTVARLGGDEFVVLLSGLEGSRTQVGGQVQELADTLRELLSEPMFLDGHRLQVTPSIGVALIPDHGTTPADLLKRADIALYRAKDSGRNTTQMFHNSMQKTASERLRMETDLRLALSRGEFSVHYQPQVDARGNRIVGAEALVRWQHPQLGAQSPTEFIKVLEDSGLILEVGTWILDEACGAFARLIAEGLVDPLSFSLCVNISPRQFRQNDFVERVERSLTQHQLPYSLLKLEITEGIVIQNLDDTVMKMRRLKKLGVSFAMDDFGTGYSSLTYLKRLPVDALKIDQSFVRDATHDPNDAEIIRAIVAMARSLNLEVIAEGVETEEQLAFLQRLGCHLYQGYLHSRPLPIEGFRQLLG, encoded by the coding sequence ATGCCTAACCCCGTCGATTCCGTACCACCGCTGCCCCGCATATACGCCTTGGACCCTCAAGAGGCGGAACAACGCTGGGACAGCGCACCGCAACTGCTGTCGGCGCTCAATGCCGCGCGGCTGGGCGCGTGGTGCTGGGAAATCGACACGGGAAAAATCAGCTGGTCACGTGGCACTCAGGCATTGTTTGGCTACGATCCTCGCCAGCCACTGTCCAACGACCTCAATTACCTCGACTTGCTGGCGCCTGAAGACCGCGCTCGCGTGGTGCGGGCGTTTCATGCGGTGCTGGCTGGCGAGCCGGTCGAACAGGCCATGCACCACCGCATTCAATGGCCCGATGGCAGCCTGCACTGGCTGGAGATCAACGGCAGCCTGGTGCCGGACAAAAACGGCCGGCGCCGCATGATCGGCGTGATCCGCGAGATCACTCACCAACGCGAGCGCGAACACGCCCTCAGCCATTCGGAAAAGCGCTTCGCCACGCTTTTCCACCTGTGTCCGAACATGGTGCTGCTAACGCGCCAGACCGACGGCCTGATCAGCGAAGCCAACCACCATTTCGAAATGTTGTTCGGCTGGCCGGTGGCTGCAGCGATTGGCCGCACCACCCTGGAGCTGGGCCTGTGGCGCCACCCGGAGCAACGCGCACAACTGGTCAAGGCCACCCAGCGCAAAGGTGAGTCCATCACCATGGAAGTGCAGTTCTGCGCCAGCAACGGCCAGATCCATGACGGCACGCTCAGTGCACAAAAGGTCGAGCTCGAGGGCGAGGCCTATCTGATCAGCACCTTCCTCGACACCACCGAGCGCAAGAACGCCGAGCAAGCACTCAAGGACAGCCAGGAACGCCTGGACCTGGCGCTGGACTCGGCACAGTTGGGCACCTGGGACTGGCACATTCCTAGCGGCATGCTCTACGGCTCGGCCCGTGCCGCGCAGCTCCACGGCCTGCCGTGCGAACCGTTCCACGAATCATTCGATGCGTTTTTTGAAGGCATGTCCGATGAAGACCGCGAGGGCATGCGCCATGCCTACCGCACCCTGCGCGAAGGCCCGGACGGCAATTACCAATTGACCTATCGGGTGCTGCTGGAAGACGGCAGCCCGCGCTACCTGGAAAGCCGCGCACGCTTGTATCGCGATGAGTCCGGCAAGCCCCTGCGCATGGCCGGCACCCTGCTCGATATCACCGACCAGGTGGAGCGCGAGCTACGCCTGAGCGCTTCCGAAGAGAAATTCGCCAGCCTGTTCCAGGCCAGCCCCGACCCTATTTGCGTCACGTGTCTGGACAGCGGTGCGTTTACCGAGATCAATCCAGCGTTCACCCAGACCTTTGGCTGGACAGCCGCCGAAGTGCTCGACAAAAGCGCCGAGCAGATCGGCCTGTGGGATGAATCAAGCAAGCGCCTGCAACGCATCGAGCAGGTGATCCGCGAGCAGTCGTTGAGCAATGTGGCCATCGTCGTACACGCCAAGAATGGCCAGAGCCTGACCTGCGTGATTTCCAGCCGCTTGATCAAGGTCAGTGAGCAGCCGTGCATCGTGACCACCCTGCGTGATATCACCCAGCAACAACGCTCGGAGGCGGCGCTCAAGGCCAGTGAAGAGAAGTTTGCCAAGGCCTTCCATTCCAGCCCCGACGCCATTTCAATCACCGAGCGCGACACCGGTCGCTATGTGGAGGTCAATGATGGGTTTTGCCGCCTGACCGGCTACCGCGCCGAAGAAGCCATCGGCCTCACCCTGTACCAGATTGGCATCTGGGCCGATGAAAACCAGCGCACCGCGCTGCTGGCCGAACTCGAGATCAAGGGACGCATCCATCACCTGGAAATGCTTTGGCACAACAAACGGGGTGAGGTGCTCGCGGTAGAGGTGTCGGTCGAACCGATTACCTTGAACGAAACGCCGTGCCTGCTATTGACCGCGCGTGACGTGAGCCTGTTGAAAAATGCCCAGGCACAGATCCGCCACCTGGCCTATCACGACCCGCTGACCAACCTGCCCAACCGTGCACTGCTGATGGACCGCCTGAGTCAGCAGATCGCCCTGCTCAAGCGCCACAACCTGCGCGGTGCCCTGCTGTTTCTCGACCTTGATCACTTCAAGCATATCAACGACTCCCTCGGCCACCCGGTAGGCGACACCGTACTGAAAATCGTCACCGCACGCCTGGAAGCCAGTGTGCGCATGGAAGATACCGTGGCGCGCCTGGGCGGTGATGAGTTCGTGGTGCTGCTCAGCGGCCTGGAGGGTTCAAGAACGCAAGTCGGCGGCCAGGTGCAGGAACTGGCCGATACCCTGCGTGAATTGCTCTCGGAGCCGATGTTCCTTGACGGCCACCGCTTGCAGGTGACGCCAAGCATCGGTGTGGCACTGATTCCTGACCATGGCACCACGCCCGCCGATCTGCTCAAGCGCGCCGACATCGCCTTGTACCGCGCCAAGGACTCCGGGCGCAACACCACCCAAATGTTCCATAACAGCATGCAGAAAACCGCCAGCGAGCGTCTGCGCATGGAAACCGACCTGCGCCTGGCCTTGTCACGCGGCGAATTCAGCGTGCACTACCAGCCCCAGGTAGATGCGCGCGGCAACAGGATCGTCGGCGCCGAGGCGCTGGTGCGCTGGCAGCACCCGCAACTGGGCGCGCAGTCACCGACGGAATTTATCAAGGTGCTGGAGGACAGCGGCTTGATCCTGGAGGTGGGCACCTGGATTCTCGATGAAGCGTGCGGCGCCTTTGCGCGGTTGATTGCCGAGGGTCTGGTGGACCCGCTGAGTTTCAGCCTGTGCGTGAATATCAGTCCCCGGCAGTTTCGCCAGAATGACTTTGTGGAACGGGTCGAGCGTAGCCTCACCCAGCACCAACTGCCCTACAGTTTGCTCAAGCTGGAAATCACTGAGGGCATCGTGATCCAGAATCTGGACGACACGGTGATGAAGATGCGCCGCTTGAAAAAACTCGGCGTGAGCTTTGCGATGGATGACTTTGGCACCGGTTACTCGTCCCTGACCTACCTCAAGCGCTTGCCGGTGGATGCGCTGAAAATCGACCAGTCGTTCGTGCGCGACGCGACTCATGACCCCAATGACGCTGAAATCATCCGCGCCATTGTCGCCATGGCCCGCAGTTTGAATCTGGAGGTGATTGCCGAAGGCGTGGAAACCGAGGAGCAATTGGCGTTCCTGCAAAGGCTCGGCTGCCATTTGTATCAGGGGTATTTGCATAGTCGGCCATTGCCGATAGAGGGGTTCAGGCAGTTGCTGGGATAG
- a CDS encoding LysR family transcriptional regulator: MDLANLNAFIAIAETGSFSGAGERLHLTQPAISKRIAGLEQQLKVRLFDRLGREVGLTEAGRALLPRAYQILNVLDDTRRALTNLTGEVSGRLTLATSHHIGLHRLPPILRTFTRQYPNVALDIQFLDSEVAYEEILHGRAEVAVITLAPEPHNLVRATPVWDDPLDFVVAPEHSLISNGTVNLADIAGHPAVFPGGNTFTHHIVSRLFEAQGLTPNIAMSTNYLETIKMMVSIGLAWSVLPRTMLDDQVASIALPGIQLSRQLGYIVHTERTLSNAARAFMSLLDAQVDLPGVPA; encoded by the coding sequence ATGGACCTGGCCAACCTCAATGCTTTTATCGCTATCGCCGAGACCGGCAGTTTCTCCGGTGCCGGTGAGCGCCTGCACCTGACCCAACCGGCCATCAGCAAACGCATTGCCGGCCTGGAGCAGCAATTGAAGGTGCGTTTGTTCGACCGCCTGGGCCGTGAAGTGGGTCTGACCGAAGCCGGGCGGGCCTTGCTGCCGCGTGCCTATCAGATCCTGAATGTGCTGGATGACACCCGTCGCGCCCTGACCAACCTGACGGGAGAAGTCAGCGGGCGCCTCACGCTGGCGACCAGCCACCATATTGGCCTGCATCGCCTGCCGCCGATCCTGCGCACCTTCACCCGGCAATACCCCAACGTGGCGCTGGATATCCAATTCCTCGATTCGGAAGTGGCCTACGAAGAAATCCTCCACGGCCGCGCCGAAGTCGCGGTGATCACCCTCGCGCCCGAGCCGCACAACCTGGTGCGCGCGACGCCGGTGTGGGACGACCCACTGGATTTCGTGGTAGCTCCCGAACACAGCCTGATCAGCAACGGCACCGTCAACCTGGCCGATATCGCCGGGCACCCTGCGGTGTTTCCCGGCGGCAACACCTTTACCCACCATATTGTCAGCCGCCTGTTCGAAGCCCAAGGGCTGACGCCGAACATCGCGATGAGCACCAACTACCTGGAAACGATCAAGATGATGGTGTCCATCGGCCTGGCCTGGAGCGTATTGCCACGCACCATGCTCGATGACCAGGTGGCAAGTATCGCTTTGCCGGGCATACAGCTCAGTCGCCAGCTAGGCTATATCGTGCACACCGAAAGGACGCTGTCGAACGCTGCGCGGGCTTTCATGAGCCTGTTGGATGCACAGGTCGATTTGCCAGGGGTACCGGCATGA
- the leuC gene encoding 3-isopropylmalate dehydratase large subunit — MAGKTLYDKLWDSHEVKRRDDGSSLIYIDRHIIHEVTSPQAFEGLRLAGRKPWRVDSIIATPDHNVPTTPERKGGIDAIVDTVSRLQVQTLDDYCDEYGITEFKMNDVRQGIVHVIGPEQGATLPGMTVVCGDSHTSTHGAFGALAHGIGTSEVEHVFATQCLVAKKMKNMLVRVEGLLPFGVTAKDIVLAVIGKIGTAGGNGHAIEFAGSAIRDLSIEGRMTICNMSIEAGARVGMVAADEKTVEYVKGRPFAPQGADWDAAVQAWKDLVSDADAVFDTVVELDATQIKPQVSWGTSPEMVLAVDQNVPDPAQEADLVKRGSIERALKYMGLKANQAITDIQLDRVFIGSCTNSRIEDLRAAAVIAKGRKVASTIKQAIVVPGSGLVKAQAEAEGLDKIFLEAGFEWREPGCSMCLAMNPDRLESGEHCASTSNRNFEGRQGAGGRTHLVSPAMAAAAAVNGRFIDVRELI, encoded by the coding sequence ATGGCCGGCAAAACGCTTTACGACAAGCTTTGGGATTCCCATGAAGTGAAACGGCGCGATGATGGGTCGTCGCTGATCTATATCGACCGTCACATCATCCATGAAGTGACCTCGCCCCAAGCGTTCGAAGGCCTGCGGCTGGCCGGGCGCAAGCCATGGCGCGTCGACTCGATCATCGCCACGCCGGACCACAACGTGCCGACCACCCCGGAGCGCAAAGGCGGGATCGACGCCATCGTCGACACCGTGTCGCGCCTTCAGGTGCAAACCCTCGACGACTACTGCGATGAATATGGCATCACCGAATTCAAGATGAATGACGTGCGTCAAGGCATCGTCCACGTGATCGGTCCGGAGCAGGGCGCGACCTTGCCCGGCATGACCGTGGTCTGCGGCGACTCCCACACCTCCACCCACGGTGCCTTCGGTGCCCTGGCCCATGGCATCGGCACCTCGGAGGTGGAGCATGTGTTCGCCACCCAGTGCCTGGTGGCCAAGAAAATGAAGAACATGCTGGTGCGCGTTGAAGGCCTGTTGCCGTTCGGTGTGACTGCCAAGGACATCGTGCTCGCGGTGATCGGCAAGATCGGCACTGCTGGCGGTAACGGGCATGCCATCGAGTTCGCCGGCAGCGCGATTCGCGACCTGTCTATCGAAGGCCGCATGACCATCTGCAACATGTCCATCGAAGCCGGCGCCCGCGTGGGCATGGTGGCGGCTGACGAAAAAACCGTTGAATACGTCAAGGGTCGCCCATTCGCTCCGCAAGGCGCTGATTGGGACGCTGCGGTGCAGGCCTGGAAAGACTTGGTGTCTGACGCCGATGCGGTGTTCGACACCGTAGTCGAGCTCGACGCGACTCAGATCAAGCCGCAAGTCAGCTGGGGCACGTCCCCGGAAATGGTGCTGGCCGTCGACCAGAACGTGCCGGACCCGGCGCAGGAAGCCGACCTGGTCAAGCGCGGTTCCATCGAGCGTGCCCTCAAGTACATGGGTTTGAAGGCCAACCAGGCGATTACCGATATTCAGTTGGATCGCGTGTTCATCGGCTCCTGCACCAACTCGCGGATCGAAGACCTGCGCGCCGCCGCCGTGATCGCCAAAGGTCGCAAGGTCGCCTCGACCATCAAGCAGGCCATCGTGGTGCCAGGTTCCGGCCTGGTCAAAGCCCAGGCCGAAGCCGAGGGCCTGGACAAGATCTTCCTTGAAGCCGGTTTCGAATGGCGTGAGCCGGGCTGCTCGATGTGCCTGGCGATGAACCCGGACCGGCTGGAATCCGGCGAGCATTGCGCCTCGACCTCCAACCGTAACTTCGAAGGGCGCCAGGGCGCCGGTGGCCGTACCCACCTGGTCAGCCCGGCCATGGCTGCCGCTGCTGCCGTCAACGGTCGTTTCATCGACGTTCGCGAATTGATCTAA